Sequence from the Mauremys mutica isolate MM-2020 ecotype Southern chromosome 2, ASM2049712v1, whole genome shotgun sequence genome:
GACCTTCAGGATTTTAGCTTAGCACCTGAACCAGTCAGCCACCACAATTCACCATAGTTAGCAGTAACCCAATTTACCTGGCCATCATTCAGATACTGTAGTAGGATACTATAGTAAGCGGACACTATAGAAATGCTTAAGATAGTAATCACTGAGGGCAAAGACAACCAATAATTAAGTTACTAAACAGTGCTGTTGGCAAAGCAGTTATATGCTTATTACCAAGGGCAGACACAACTGAACCATGGAACATGTTGCATGTACCCATTTTGGTCACTCGCATAGTCCTCTCCACCCAACATGACGGTTGCAGCCTCAAGAAGTTGTCACATTGTTATGGATCCCTCCAATGAACTATTCAGATGGCATTTCCATGAGAAAGAGTTTCTATAAGCCTGTTGATGTTCTTTGGGCCTACTTAGATTATTATAGTTTGCTTTTTCATGACAGGGCAAGATGTTTGCATAGGACACAGGGGATACTTTTCCTATTGTAGCAGGTGCATTCCAAACTAACATctactgcaggggtaggcaacctatgtcaTGCGTGCctaaggcggcatgcgagctgattttcagtggcacccacactgcctgggtcctggtcactggtcttgggggctctgcattttaatttaattttaaatgaagcttcttaaacattttaaaaaccttatttactttacatacaacaatagtttagttatatattctagatttatagaaagagaccttctaaaaatgctaaaatgtattactggcatgcaaaaccttaaattagagtgaataaatgaagactcggcacatcacttctgaaaggttgccactTCTGAAAGATCTACTATATTGCAGAGAAACATTTTTTGTGTTGCTATAGAAGCACTAATATATTCAGCAAAGTCAAGAACCAAGACAACTGTTCGCTCAGTAGCCCATCATCATGTAAGCAGTCTAGCAAGTTAGGACATGTCTGGGGACAGGGTCTTTTGACCAGATGTCAACTCCTTAATCAACTGACTCCAAGGTGCAGGAAAGGGGAGAAAAGTCAATTGTGATGGAAGCCAGGTTGGATCATACTTCTTCCCTCACACATTTGGGATGGGACAGAACTTGACTTGGTTCACTGTTAAAAGCAGGCAAGTACTGCAAGTACTTTTAAGTAAGCATCCCTTTTGCAGTCTTGTACTTCTGAGGACAAAATTAGTTATTAGGAGCTGTAGATGCACTATTAAGACTACCTATATTTACCATTTTGAACACAAGTGGAACAGCTATTTAGCATCTTAACTGACTAGCATAGGCATTTAAAGTTAAACATACATAGTAAAAATACTAAAGAAAATCTAAAAAAGTTATCTGCCATAAATCACTATGTACACAGCCCTCAAAACATGAAGCCAGGAATATTTGCAGACTtgcatatttaaatatatgtgcACGTTATTTATACAGAGAAAATATAAACATTTATATAAAGGTGATTTGAAATATGGCACATTTGTACATGACTATTTCAATGAGAAAAATTTAGCATAGGTGTCAACAGTTACAAGAAAAAAGCAAGCTCTATAGCTAAAATATGGACTTTACTGAACAGTACTAAAAGTTTCTGACTATTGAACAAGACAAGATTGACAGTAACTACAAGACACACCTGCATCACAAGCCTTTGGAAAGTACTATAGGTAGAGCAACTGCATGAGTATGCATTAGATTTATTAAACACTACATTATGCAGTTTGTACTGGCTGGCTTTTAATTTCCTGAACAAAACATTTAACATCATAGGCTTTAGGCATTTCACAGAGAAGAATTCCCTGCTCAGGAAGGAGATAACTAATGAGAACTTTTCAGACAGTAGGTTATCTTACCTACTATATCAATATAAATATGTCTGTCAAAGATTTAGGCTCCAATTCCACAAAGACTTATATATATTCTTACACACTTAGTACTCATAGCACAGTTAAACATGTGTGAAAGTCTTTCCAAGGTAGGATCCTGTATAAAAATTCTGGAGAAAACTCCAGAACTGGAGTTAAATGCTTTTGCTTCCCCCTTTTGGTTAGTCAAAGAGAAAGCTCATCTTCCTGTGACGGGCAAGATGCTATTCCTTTAGAAGAGGTAAGTTTAAGCTGAAAGTTTTGGAAAATCCATACGTGGCAGAAAAACCAGCAGAATTGCTACCAGACCAATCTCCCTCAGATTTGGGTCTTAAAGATCTGTAGCACAGATCTTTTAGTCTTCAGATTTTAGTATTTTGCTATATTAGAGCATTTTGTCAAGAGTTTTCATTCTAGCAACAAGACCTAAAAAAGTTCCTAGTAGACACCAAATGTCTACTGATGTGGAAATAGCATAATCTTAATCATATATGTACTTGGAAAAAAAGGTCTCAAAAGAATCTGAAAGACTGTTCCAATATGAAATAACATTTAACCAAAGATATACCACAAATAAGAAAGATTCCTATTTACTGcaatttgttttgttgtttataCAGTCCCCCTTTGCTTAGGCACTTGGGTGCCTCATCAAGTATTGGTCTTTATTGTAAAACAAATAACCAAGTAATAGGAATGATCCAGTCATCAGTTAAGGAGGGCTAACCAAACAGATAAGTCTTGCATTGTGACCTGAAGGTAATCAAACTGAAGTTCTGGCCCATCATCACTGGGAGAGAAAAAGTCTGGTGGGGAATTTAGGAGTAAATTCCTGGAACTGAACAACAGGGATGACTAAGTAAATCATAACCACTGTAAGAGAGTGTAAGGAGAAGAGACATTACATTCAATGTTATCTGCCATAAATCACTATGTACACAGCCCTCAAAACATGAAGCCAGGAATATTTGCAGACTtgcatatttaaatatatgtgcACGTTATTTATACAGAGAAAATATAAACATTTATATAAAGGTGATTTGAAATATGGCACATTTGTACATGACTATTTCAATGAGAAAAATTTAGCATAGGTGTCAacagttacaagaaaaaaaatcaagaatcaatcctgaaccacttaaaggaggggaaagtgatcaggaacagtcagcatggattcaccaagggcaagtcatgcctgactaacctaattgccttctatgacgagataaccggctctgtggatgaggggaaagcagtggatgtactatttctggactttagcaaagcttttgatacagtctcccacagtattcttgccagcaagttaaagaagtctgggctggatgaatggacggtaagctggatagaaaactggctagatggtcgggctcaacgggtagtgatcaatggttccatgtctagttggcagccggtatcaagtggagtgccccaagggtcggtgctggggccggttttattcaatatcttcattaacgatctggaggatggtgtggactgcacccttagcaagtttgcagatgacactaaactgggaggagtggttgatacgctggagggtagggataggatacagagggacctagacaaattagaggattgggccaaaagaaatatgatgaggttcaacaaggacaagtgcagagtcctgcacttaggacggaagaatcccatgcactgctacagactagggaccgaatggctgggcagcagttctgcagaaaaggacctaggggttacagtggacgaaaagctgaatatgagtcaacagtgtgcccttgttgccaagaaggctaatggcattttgggttgtataagtaggggcatttccagcagatcgagggatgtgatcattcccctctactcagcactggtgaggcctcatttggagtactgtgtccagttttgagccccacactacaagaaggatgtggataaatcggagtccagcggagggcaacaaaaatgattagggggctggagcacatgacttatgaggagaggctgagggaactgggattgtttagtctgcagaagagaagaatgaggggggatttgatagctgctttcaactacctgaaagggggttccaaagaggatggatctagactgttctcagtggtagaagatgacagaacaaggagtaatggtctcaagttgcagagggggaggtttaggctggatattaggaaaaactttttcactagtagggtggtgaagaactggaatgggttacctagggaggtagtggaatctccttccttagaggtttttaaggtcaggcttgacaaagccctggctgggatgatttagtcgggtttggtcctgctttgagcagggggttggactagatgacctcctgaggtcccttccaaccctgagattctatgattctatgattaacatGCTGAAGTTTTATACACCTGTGGGATGCAACAAGTGCAAGCTTTGTTTATGCAACAGCATACTTAGTGTCCCTTAATGATTTTCAATATCAGAAGCATTCTCATTATCTGAAAACTGAATTACATGTATTCAGAACACATTGATAATTGTATTCAGTAAAGATTGCAATAGTTAGATACAGCGGTGGCACATGATATATAAAACTCCCATAGAAAGTACTATGCAAATCATGCACATCAGCAAAATGAAAGGTATATTTTGGCTGTGGCATGCCACCAAAGCTTTAGGTCTTGCCAGTCTGTGACATGGTACAGCCTTAGCTGGCTCACAACAGAAGATATGACATACTTTTCACTCCCCGCATGCTGGAAAAATTAAACAGCCTTCTCATTTTGTATCAGCAGCTACCATTTGTTCAATTTACTAGCAGTTTGCAGCCAAAAAAAGTGTGTCCATTTCACTAATTTCAGAAGGATAATGCCAAAGTCGTATTTTTCAGTTATTCATAGACAGGTGCACTGAAACATCAGAGTGTTTGAGGAAGTGGGAAGAATTTTCCTTTTATAATATTGTGTCAATATTTTTAAGTCACATGACAAGGAATGTGTCTTATTGTAATTCACTCATGAGTTTTTGGGACTAAACACCCTCCAAGGATAGTCATAAGTCTACACAAATGCTCTGGAGCACTAAGTTTTGCAGCTGTACCAACAATTTAGCTGACATGAAAAAGTTTGACTTCACACATCTAGACACATTGTCCTAGTTAAAGTCagcattaacacacacacacacacacacacacacacacacacacacacacacacacacacacacacacacacacacaccctccctcccaaTCTGGCTGTTTCAGATGGTACCTTATGagttagtttaaaaaacaaaaacataaaaggGTCCACCCACTTTTGGTAAAACCAGCCATCTGTGTGACCTGGATAGGGAGGAGAACAGCTCTGCCAACACCAAAAACTGCCAAGCATCCCCTCACCTCACCAAAAAAAAGCTAAAAACGTAGGACACAAGCTGATCTCTTGATCTAGAGGAGTATATACAAGCAAGTCCTCCGTTAAACAAAGAGGGACAGCTCCTTAAAATTTTTAGTGAATCCAAGTTCAGGAGACCCCCAGCACTGATCTTGCAGTAGCTTTTGCCTTTAGGCTAATACAATTTAAAACAAGCAttccaatacaaaaagtttgactGCTTCAGGGTTTGGAAGAAGTTtccttttaaatggaaaaatatcACAAAAAGAGCTTAAGTCTAACTTGGTTTTCCCATAGCTGTTAGGAACTCAGCAAATATAAAATGTGTGCCTTCAAACAAGTTCTCTGAAACAATGCTGTAAATAAGTGTCTTGATTTACATGCCTGAGGGAAGAACAGCTGGAGAATCTAGGATCCTCCCATATTTTAATGTACAGTGAGGTCATAACTGAGTTTCCAAGAAGTCTAAATTCTGTATTTAAACCATATCTGAAAAGCACAACAAGAACTCTCGTTAAAGCTAGTGGACATCCTTGCTTTTGTAAGCATCAGTTGGACTTACTGCATTTTATCAGTGGACTGTACAGCGTTTTTGGCTCTTGTCAGAGTTCACAAGATACTTTTCAAGTTTCCTTTAAATGCATATTTTCAGAGTTAAATCTCCAAACACAGTATCTGATGTGCACTGAAGTTTAAACACGCTTTATAGACAAGTTCTACAATACTTGGGAAAAAGAGATTGCTCTGCTATTAAGTGTTTTGCAGTGCTGATTTGAAGGGGCTCCTTTAGGGTTATGAAACAGCATTTAACTTCTATGTTAAAAAGTTACAGTAAAGAGGCATGTGAAGTTTCTGTACACCATGTATTTCACAAGATTTTAATATTACACATGCAGGAATAATCTACCAGGCATCTGCTGAAGTAGATTTCAGATTGCTTAATTCTTTGACTGTTTTGGAAGTAAATTTCATAACCTTATTTGAAGGACCAAAGGACAATTCTAATGCTGTGGACTTAGACTGACAGGTAATGCAGGCCCAGTGTGTATCATACCCTGCTTTAACATTCTAGTTTTATATAAATCCGTTGAAATgaataccaaaaaaaaacaaaaaaaccaccaaacaAAATTCAATAAGAATTTAGCATTTAGTATTCTTCAGTTACTAAAACAACATCACACAAGAATCCATGTAGCTCTATTTTACTACTAATGGTTTACTCTGGAGAATGAGTTATAATTACAAATATGCAAGATTTCTGATAAAGACTTTCTAGCTTGGTTTTCCTTTGAGGTTCTCTTCTCCTCCCTGCCAAGTCTTCAAAAGTTACAATTTGCCTTATAGCCAATTTTAGCTACATCTCAGAAATAATATTAAATTTTAAGAAATATTTAAGTATCTTTTGAGAAACCGGTGAATCAATACCATAGCATCAAGTGTTATCTTAAAGCTGCTAAAATGCCAGTACAAGGCTACAAAAAGTATTAattgaaagcagcagacaagatTATTCAGAAGTTGTTCCTACAGAAAATGTTATACTGAAAGTCATGTAACACATTGATTTTACAATGAAATGGCTGATACAAAAATTTATTCTTCCCTTGCCACTCTCCAACCCTATTGGGTAATAATCCAAAAGAGTGGTAGATAGTTTGTATATGAATTTGCACTTATACATACAAAGTGACAGAACACCCTTCCCAAAATAAACTGAACAAAAGTGAAGCATAAACAAATGTATAGTTACCCAGAAGTGTGCATGGCAGTTAACCATCATGGTCCTTTCAATAAGCTCATCAGGACACTCTAGGAGATGGTGCCCAGAGACCACACCAGCATTGTTAACCAGGACTGAGACCTCTCCAACCTCTTGGCGGACCCGCTCAGCTGTCAAGTAGACATTCTCTCTCTTGCTCACATCACAGGTATATGTATAAACCTgcaagttgcagtggggcagcACCTCTTCTTCACCATCTCCAGTTGCTAAGGAATCCAGAATAGAAAGGTTACATTCTCAATTAGATCTCAACGTTCAGGTAAAAAGTCACACAAAGAAGAAAGAGAGTAAACACTCATCCATTACACTTTAAGAGTTCTATTTACTTTGGCATCATCACAGTAAACAAACCCTATATTTACTGTTCCTGCCTGAAAAAGGTAAATTTGAGGCTCCAGGTTTACTTGCAGCTGTCTGAATCAAATGTTATACTGATGAAAATGGTCTGTGCTCTTCCACTCATGAATCTCTCTTTCTAGCAAGAGATACAAGCACACAAACCCCACTCCTTCCTGGGTGGTCAGATGAGAGTGATTGTGGGTGGGGGATGAAATCCTTGCTTACAGCTGGGTTTGTAAGACAATGCCAAATCCAACTTGGTTTAAGTCACAAACCGTTCCCCTGGTCACCATCAGGCAGCATGGTCAGGAAATAATCACAATATCCCCTCTGAATGTTCAGCTCTAACTACCATTTTTCCTTTCTTGGCAGGAGGACCACCACTGTGATAATGCAGGTGATTTTCTTGTAAGCACATCATTTAGCTATCCTTCCTGAAGCAGGTGAAAGATAGTTTTATGGGAAGTTAGGACACAGTTGCACAAAAATAATAGCATGGCAATACTAGAGCCCTGCAGAAGCCATCTCCAGAAATGCCTCCTGCCACAAAATACTGCCCACACATTATGAACTGGGTACTTTCTCCTCaccaagggtgctggaacaatttgtataatgtGGGTACTGAGAGcccttgaaccaaactgtaaagccctctatatgatggaaaccacttcaagccaggggctgtggcagcatacccagcacccctagttccagcacctaggcTCCTCATCCCTTGCTGAGCACCATCAGGTCTCGTGCCATCCTTCTGCCTCCCCAAAAGACAGACTAGCAGGTAAGGTAGGACCACTTCCTCATGGAAGACTAACCCAGTAAGAGTCCGCTATCCCAGATCCACACTGTCCCGGATCTCAGGCACTGGGCTGTTATCGTAGTCCCTACAGTTACTGGGGGAGGGGTGAAAAAGGAAGGGGGGCGTGATGTATTAGATCTATGTTTAATGTTACGATCACAAAATACATCAGCATGTAGAGGCAGGGGCACAGCAGGTCACTGCCTGAGGCGGGCCGCGCAGTTACCTTGGCGGGCAGCGGCAGCCGCCTCCTCGGAGATCTCCCGGTAGATGTGGCGCACCATGCCGGCCGTCTCCTCATTGCTCTGGGTGTTGATGTCCCACAGCACCAGCGGCGCTCGGCGCCGGGCAAACTCCAGGGCGAAGAGGCGGCCCAGGCCGCTGCCTGCCCCGGTGATGAGGCATACCTGCCCCGCCACACTCTTCTCCTTGGGCCTCACCAGCCACTTGGCCGCAGCCAGCACGAACGCCCAGAGCACTTTGAAAGTGACTACGAAGAACTCCAGCAGGATGTTCATGCTTGCAGCGCTGTCCCCCAAGGGCTCAGCTACAGTCCCTGCTGCCTACCGCGGGAAGGGGCGTCTCCGGTGCCCTGGTACAGGGgcgcctgcctgctgtgctccaACGGGTCCCGCAGCCCCTCTCCAAAGAGCAAAGATCAGCCCCCTGAGAAAAGCCGCGCGGAGCCCAATGAACTTAAGGGACACCCGCAACCGTGGCACAGTCCGCTCAGCCTACAGACCAAGGGGCCGCGCAAAGCTTCCCCTTGGCAGCCAGAGGAGGAAAGGAGGCGAGAAGCAGCCTAGGGACCCACTATCCCCAACACTAAGCACTGTCCAGGCTCCGCACTGCCTGCAGGCACCTGGGGCTGCTACTGCCTGGGAACCGCGGCGCTTGCTGCCTCCTCTGGCTGCTCGGGAGCCGCTGTGCCTGCAGCGCTGGCTACAGGGCTGAGGACAGGGAGACTTTAAAGTGGAACAAGCTCCCTCTGCGCTACCAGATCTCCTTCCCCCAGGGCGGCAGCTCCTCGCCGAACGCCAACCAGCGAGTTCAGTCGCCCAATCGAGCCGCCCTAAGTTTGCCGACAGCCGGGGCTAGCTCCCCCCTCGCCGCCGCTGGCACTGGCTGAGGAGAAGCGATCACTAGCGCAGGGTGAGGGGCCACCTCCAGCGCTCAGCCGGGGAACGAGGCGCCGGGTTTCCCTTTCCTTCGCCCCTGCCTAGCTCCCTCCTCCGGCGCTCTGCACCCCGCCACTGGTTGGAAGGGAGCATCTCCACGCTCCGCGCGCTATATACCCACGGCTGGGAAAccggtcccctccccccaccccattcccaggccctcccccagcccagcccactctGCATTCCCAGATCTTCCCCCAGCCCATTTCCGCCTCCACCGCACCCCCCACCCGccggcacagccccaccccttcctcaccGCCAGGCCCCACCAGGTCCCCGGCTGCCCCGCCAGCCCCTCTCCGTGcgctccccaccccatctcctcccccaccgcaCTCACGGCGGGGAGTCGGTGGGATCCGCCCATGCacgccaggccccgcccccgcggGCCCAGACCCAGCAACAACTCCCTCCCCAGTGGTgccagcccccaccaccacctccccgcGGCCAGCCCAGCGCCGCTCgctcgccgccgccgccgccgccggagaCACACACGGCGCCTCGCACAGCGATACGTGCCCGAGCCCCCGCCACTCAGCGGAACTTTCGGTCCCACTTTCCGTCAGGCGGCACCGGACGCATCGCTCCACGGCAGGGACCTCGCGGTTGGGTTAGAAACGCAAGTCCTGACTGTCCTCCAAATCCTCTAGCTAGAGGAGGGAACTGGAACGGACTACATGTCCCAGAATGCAAAGCGGCTCCCTCTGCATACAGGACCCAGGGTGTAATACGCCATCTTGAGTCCGGCGACTTTCAGGGACTGCATGTCCCAGCATGCAATACGGCTGCAGCCTTCCAACACGTCCTGGAGCCGTGGCCAAGGTGGTACTTGGTATGCTGGGACTTGTAGTCATCACCGGCCACATTGCTTCTCGGGCGAGCCCACTGTTTGAGGGTGATGTGTGAGCAGACGTACGAACTAGTTTGCAGTTTTCGACAGAGAAAAAAGTTCAGCATATTATTGTTAGTCAAATTCTAGCTATAGGACGATAGTTATTCTAATATAACAATTTAATTGAACATTTCCTTGTGCATGTATTTTTAATGCTCTTGTTATTTACTCTAGTTTTAATAAGATTCATGAGTGTAAGGTGCTGTACTAGTATAAATTAGTATTATCATTTGTTTGTACATCTATAATACTAACATAGCTGCTGTTCAAATGccaatgtattattattaattcaaCATTTTACAATAAAATAGCTAACAcctagcaaaacaaacaaaacagatcaATTAAAATAATAGATAGTAACACTGTTGATTATTCTGGGACAAACTGCTTAACCGTTACTTCCACTGAATGGTACCTCATTACACACAGAGTTCCATTGTTTTCAATAGGACTAGGGAGACCAGACAGCCAGTGTGAAAAATCCGAAcagtaataggaacctatataagaaaaagacccaaaaatcaggactgtccctataaaatcgggacatctggtcaccctaaataggACTGCTCTGCATGTGTGTAACTACACCATAagcagttccactgaaatcaatgagaaaacTGGAGTAAAGTTTCATCCCTATGTAAgcatttgcaagattggggccctAGAACACAGTGAGTGGACATTGTAAAAATACTTAGATGAACAGACTATTTTAGTCAAGTGGATGCAGTTCCATTAAAGTTCATCTGTTTATGGCAGTGATGCCTTAAATGACTTTTCAAATTGCACAATGAATCAGCTGGCTGCAACGATGGAAATGGAACCTAAGAAGCTGAGGGCCTAATGCTGCAAAGACTTAAAGTCACATTGAAGTCCGTGAGACAATTCACACAAATTAAGTTAAACTCGTGCATAAGTGTTTGCGAGACTGGGTCTTTGCCCAATTTCCAGTCCCTTTTTCTCACCATTAAGTCTGAGAcccaaaataaaattaacaagATTATCTATTTAATGCATGATTAAAACTAGTTAGGgccacaaataaacaaaacattgttagattataataataataagcaaatTTATTTATCAACTTTTTGAGATTTTTAACCTCTTTCATGGCCTAAACTGTGTTGACGTATGTGTCGTGTACAGAACACATTGTCAGTATTtggcaaataataaaaataaataataacccTGCCTGATCCCATTAAAGTAAATACCAATACTCAGGCTCAGGATTTAGCCCCATAAAACATCTCTTGGAGCTGAAGTGAATCAGTCACAGTATGGAAATGAACTATTTAATGTAATAACAATAGTGTTTACAATTTTTAATTACACCTCTGGGCCTGAACACTGTGGGGACTGTGGATTGCTCCCAACTCAGCATGCTGAAGCTGTAGCCAAGCTGGAGGGGCTTTAGTAATGTTTTAAGAGGAAAGTGTTTATAGCCTCTTCCTCCTGGTCCGTAAAAGCTTACTGTGTGTTTCAATAAGCCATCTAACCTTCGCTTTGCGCCCCtacattcccatccagctctgagccccttaAAATTAGGTCAGGCACTCACGTAGTCACCTCCCTATTCCTAAATTGTATTCAGGCACCGCGTTAGACAGCAATACCCAGGGCTTTTGTGTTGGCCCCTTCCCGGACCCGATTCTTTAAGTGTGTGATGCGCATGCGCGCGCTCTCTTTTCCGGTGGGGATCATGGCGGGCGTAGAGTAAGTGCAGCTTCTTCCCCGGGAAAATCCGTTTCCATCCGCGGCGTGGCGGCCTCTACCCcccgccggctccccgggcccgacCGCCGGGGCTCTGCCTCCCCGCTGCCGCTCGTATGGACCCACCTCAGGCCGCCCAGGCCTGTGTGTGgccggggcggcaggggggttGGTTCTCCTCGCCTGGCGCGCGCGGGACTTGATGGAGAGTCTCttgggggcggcggcggcggcggcctgCCCGCGTAGGGCCCTTGTGCTCGAGGAGGAAGGGTCTtcgggagcggggctggggttggggttgcTGGGGGAGAGATGTCCCGGTTCCGGAACCATCATGATGGGATGGGCCAACAGCGTGTACAGTCTCCCCAGGCCGTGGCCCATAGGCAGGAGTCCCTGTAACAGCAGTCGCTCCTCTCCTTTCCTGCCGTGTTAATGTGCTGTATGAAGCATTATTTAGGGCTATGTGCTGCCTTTATATGCGTGGGAGTTGTGCCCATGTATCCAAGGGCACTCTTTAGCTCTAAATGTATGATCCATTACAAACGGTGATGTTGCTCTTCTAACACTACAAGTGACTTCCTAGAAGGTCTTTCAGACAAACTCCCACAAAACTTAACAAAGTTGAATTGCATGCCATAGTGGTAATGACCTTAGACTTCCTTCATAATGAAGTATCATCAAATTTAATTGGTATTCAAGCTATAGCCAGGGATTGCTACAGCCACCATTGCAGCTGTTTGTCAGTAGTTCTTGGACTGTCCCTGTACCGACTTGTATTCAGAGCTAGATGTAAGATCCATTTTTTGGGAGAATTTGCCTAAATTTTAAGCCAGAGTGATAGTTTTTAAGtagaatgaaaaatcaaaactttttagaCTCCCAAATGGTGTCTAAAAGGAAAGTGTTGGATGATGGTCTTTCAAATTGCTTGTTGCTTTTAATTTGTAAGTACTGTATTCACATAAGTGGTTGCTTTATGAATACCTAGAAGTAGCAATAAAGGGTAGTTACCTTGTGGTGAGATGCAGCTATTTAGCTGTGTACAGCAATACAAATTTCCTTATCTGTGGATGAAAGAGGCTATAAGTACATATTATAATACTATACAGGAGTTCAGGCCTGAGTAAGGCCCTAAACAATTGA
This genomic interval carries:
- the RDH10 gene encoding retinol dehydrogenase 10, whose translation is MNILLEFFVVTFKVLWAFVLAAAKWLVRPKEKSVAGQVCLITGAGSGLGRLFALEFARRRAPLVLWDINTQSNEETAGMVRHIYREISEEAAAAARQATGDGEEEVLPHCNLQVYTYTCDVSKRENVYLTAERVRQEVGEVSVLVNNAGVVSGHHLLECPDELIERTMMVNCHAHFWTTKAFLPKMLEMNHGHIVTVASSLGLFSTAGVEDYCASKFGAVGFHESLSHELKAADKDGIKTTLVCPYLVDTGMFRGCRIRKEIEPFLPPLKPDYCVKQAMRAILTDQPMICTPRLMYMVTFMKSILPFEAVVCMYRFLGADKCMYPFIAQRKQATNNNEAKNGI